In Salvelinus sp. IW2-2015 linkage group LG8, ASM291031v2, whole genome shotgun sequence, the sequence cttgctcaaggcacagatttttcacctagtcggctcagggattcaaaccaacgacctttcggttactggcccaacgctcttaatcgctaggctacctatcaagggtgtcaatcattttggacccCAATGTAAattcaaaacatgtttaaaacacacatttttatcAGTCCTCGCATccatggatggtcaatccttgctCTGTCTATGCATTTTAGAGTGGTAAAATTCCATTCATACTTgatctgtttttttatgtttttctttcagGATTTTGAAAGGTTTCTGGAAGAAATTGATGGACAAAAGATCCAAGATTTGCTGCTGTCTGCTTCTGAAATGTCTTACACCTACAGCAACAAACTTCTCCTTATAATGGACAAGGAAGAGTGGACTCGTCAGCGAGTAGAACAGGAGTACAGCATAGATCCTCATTATTCAGTAATGGTCAGTGATGCTTGTATATACAATGATTCATGTCTCCCAACCGTTAACAGTCGCATAGTTGTGAAGATATTTGGTACTGCCTCAGAGGATGGACATACTCTGTCCGGTTACTCTGGTTCCTCACTAGCAAATCTAATGTTGACACCATCATTGAGAGCAGCATCCGTTTTCTCCCTTGACATCAATACCACTTCTTCATTTCATAATGACTTCATGAGGGTTTTTAAGTATCATGACAATAATGCTGTCTTGGAAACTWCCAGCCCGGAAGATCTTCTCACCTACCAAATCATGGATCACACCGACACTGCAGYTGAGTACCATGCTCCAAAGAGACCCATTGATCACACCACACAGTATGATAAACAGCACATCCTAATACTAGAAGATAACCCCATTGTTCGGGAAGCTGCTAAATTTCTATATGAGAAACATCCCACTGTGACCTCTSTGTACATCCTGGAAAACCAACAGCCTAAACTGATCAAAGGCGACCCGGTGCCACTGTCAGAAGAGAGCAGACTGGTCCTTGTAGGCCATGGGAGMAGAGACAGYRAAGGAGAGATGAGRSTTGGAGGGTACAAAGCCRAAGACGTGGCTGACATCATTGGACGTACTGCCAGGACTAGTGACCATATTAAAACCACAAGTGTGGTGGCCTGTGAAGTTGGGTCCGATGAAGCCTTCAAGAACACCCTGTTGAAGGAGCTCCACACCAGGTCTATTGAGACAGAACTACACCTGAGGAGTTCTTTGCTTCAAGTCAGCCACTCTGGGGAGAAGATAACTGTAGAAATAACCCCCACTGGATTGGAAACAAGACATAAGGATGACAGCAAGAAAGTGGTGGCAATGTTAGACAGAGAYGGAAATGTTGTCACTAGAGAACAGTTCRGCAACAGRGGGGATGGGATTTTTTCAAATGAGAGAAACTTTCTAGGGRAAACTTCTGTTCAAGAACGTTTAMAAAAATACAGAGRCACATGGCCAGACAATCCAAAGAGATTTGTTGAATCTTATGCACGTAGAAAATATACTGATGAACTTGAAGCCTTAACCTGGGCAATTTTTCAACCAATGAAAAGTGATRARAATTCMAAAARGTTACAGACAAATTTGGACAATGAAGAGTTTCTGATATGCAATATTGAGAGGCAARTGATAAATGGAAAAAATACAATAAAGGAGAAAAAATGGATTGAAGATAAGAATGTCATTAAAGGTATTCTTGATAACTGCTATGAAATGAAGTCAGGTGAGGATATCCTAAGTGTGATCCATCACAATGCAAAGCTTGGAGAAGATAAGACCACCTACCTGATGTTAMATGACTGGATTTATGAGATAAACCMCCAAWCTTTATATGTGTWTCCAGTTGGGAAAAAGCTTGGCAACAATGAAAAGGGAAATCAAAACAGAATAGATGAGATAAAAagttgtgttgaggcacagattggCAAAGAACATTATCCAGCCATCCATGAAAATATAGGAGATGGCAAAGRAAGTTATCCTAATTTTGTGAAAGAAACTCTTCAAGGGGAATACATTAATAAAGGCTCACAAGGTATGATGAAGGAGGCATGGTACAGAACATATTTCTTGGCATCAATAATATCAGAGTCCTCCAGAAATTTCCGTACATTTCCTCTTGTCCTGATGGCCTTAGATATGGCCCACAGCACAGACAATAATGTCAAAGAGAAAGGTTTGAGTTTTCTCATGGAGAATCATCCAATGGCAACAGGTGGCTCTTGGGTGGATCCAAGTAGGCGAGGATTTTGCGGTTCGTCCTCAGACATAGATTCYAGCAAATTAAAAAACARATYAAAAAATAAACGTAAGATCCCAGAGGAATTAAAAAAGCATCTTATGGACCTTACAGAAAAAGAGAATAATGTGTTTGAAGAATGGTGGAAATGGAAAAAAATGGATAACAACAAGGTAGCAGATGAGATCTTCAATCTTGCAAATGAGTATGCACTAGTGAATGAGATTTCAAAAAGTTCATTCATAAAGGATTATAATCATTTCTTAAATGAAATTGTCAACCAACCAACCCTAAATGAGGTCACTGGACTTTTGGGTGGGGCCCATGATGGCTCTGTGACATTGAAAGATCTACATTCCGCTTCAGAAGTAGAGCATTCACTCAAGCTCTCTTCATATTACCAGTCTCTCTATGTTTGTGAACAGATTCAAATCAGTTGAGGAGAGAATTGGTGAAGGCTGGACTCGGAGGGACTACATGTCAAAGAAGGCAGTATTAGGCTGGAGGATGGACAATTTCGATGCCAGCTTACATCGAAGAAAATCTCCTGGAACCAATTGAATTTAAGGTAGTGTTGCATCCAGAGGGACAACTATACAACAgacaaaattggaaaaacatGGAGACAGTTCATGGCCTGGAGATTCCAGAGGGCACCCATTCTCACCAGGTCTCGAAGCACCTAGAGCAACAGGGATGGCAATTGGAGCATGTGGACTCATGTTGGGATGCAAGGAGCTGTCCGTGCTTTTGAAGAGGGAGACATTGAACATGGTACAATAGCACGTTACAGACTGTACATGGAGTCACAGGAATGACCTTGGCTGCAGTTGGAAAACAAGTTCCCCAGCTTTTAGAGCGCAAGGCAATGAGAGCCATGGTAACATTAATCAAAAGCCCTGTGGTGAAACGTGCCTGGTAGTTATGCCAGTCATAGGGATTGGTTTTGGAATTTATAATATTGTGAAGACTTTAAGAAAAGATGCATTGGGGTATATTGATGCCATCTCCGATGCTGCAATAG encodes:
- the LOC111967160 gene encoding uncharacterized protein, which encodes MAGQGFQGAPKVMLLLCILGLTKEFELEDKDWDELRFDVAALHRLKGLPDQMTRRTTGADTREIIMHGTRTKRFSNYRAYVEKKPMALFDGLRGCDNFTTCVIQMDQDFERFLEEIDGQKIQDLLLSASEMSYTYSNKLLLIMDKEEWTRQRVEQEYSIDPHYSVMVSDACIYNDSCLPTVNSRIVVKIFGTASEDGHTLSGYSGSSLANLMLTPSLRAASVFSLDINTTSSFHNDFMRVFKYHDNNAVLETXSPEDLLTYQIMDHTDTAXEYHAPKRPIDHTTQYDKQHILILEDNPIVREAAKFLYEKHPTVTSXYILENQQPKLIKGDPVPLSEESRLVLVGHGXRDSXGEMRXGGYKAXDVADIIGRTARTSDHIKTTSVVACEVGSDEAFKNTLLKELHTRSIETELHLRSSLLQVSHSGEKITVEITPTGLETRHKDDSKKVVAMLDRDGNVVTREQFXNRGDGIFSNERNFLGXTSVQERLXKYRXTWPDNPKRFVESYARRKYTDELEALTWAIFQPMKSDXNSKXLQTNLDNEEFLICNIERQXINGKNTIKEKKWIEDKNVIKGILDNCYEMKSGEDILSVIHHNAKLGEDKTTYLMLXDWIYEINXQXLYVXPVGKKLGNNEKGNQNRIDEIKSCVEAQIGKEHYPAIHENIGDGKXSYPNFVKETLQGEYINKGSQGMMKEAWYRTYFLASIISESSRNFRTFPLVLMALDMAHSTDNNVKEKGLSFLMENHPMATGGSWVDPSRRGFCGSSSDIDSSKLKNXXKNKRKIPEELKKHLMDLTEKENNVFEEWWKWKKMDNNKVADEIFNLANEYALVNEISKSSFIKDYNHFLNEIVNQPTLNEVTGLLGGAHDGSVTLKDLHSASEVEHSLKLSSYYQSLYVCEQIQIS